A segment of the Campylobacter concisus genome:
AGTAGCATGGTAAAAGACGCCGAGCTTCATAAAGAAGAGGACAAAAAGCGCAAAGACGCAGTTGAAGCTAGAAACCAAGCTGACGCACTAGTTCATCAAACTGAAAAGAGCATGAGCGAGCTTGGCGAGAAAGTTCCAGCTGAAGATAGAAGTAACATCGAAGCTGCGTTAAATGATCTAAAAGAGGTCTTAAAAGATGAAAACTCTTCAAAAGAGCAAATCGATGCTAAAGTAGAAGCTCTAAGCAAAGCTAGCCACAAACTTGCAGAAGCTATGTATAAAAAAGATGAAAACGCTGGAGCAAACGGCGGAAATAATAAAAAAGACGACGACGTTATAGACGCTGAAGTCGAGTAGAACTCCTAGAGCAGGGCGCTTGCCTTGCTCTTTTATAAAATTATCTTCATAAATTCTTAAAATTGATTCAAAATAAGCAGTTTAAATAGTTAAAATTTATATAATGCCAAACAAAAAGGCTAAAAATGTACTTATTTTTTTTGATTACTCATTTAATTTGTGCCATTGTATTTATAGGATACGTATTTTTCGATGTTTGCATATATCCATTTGCTAAAAAAACGGTTGATGCTAAAACCCTTGAAATAGTTAAAAAGGCCTACACAAAAGGCAGCGCAAAGGTTTTTGGCACGGCATTTTTATTGCTTTTAATAAGTGGCACTTATATGGCAAAAGACTATTTTGGAGGCGAGCTTGGCTGGTGGCAAAGCAACTTTCAAAAGCTACTGCTTATAAAAATTTTTGTCTTACTCATAATGTGCCTTGTAACTTTTATCTCTGTTTTTAATGTCGTTATTTTAAAAAAGCCTGATCCATTTGGTAAATTTTCACATTTAATAGCTCTAGTACTTTGCC
Coding sequences within it:
- a CDS encoding trehalose-6-phosphate synthase; the protein is MYLFFLITHLICAIVFIGYVFFDVCIYPFAKKTVDAKTLEIVKKAYTKGSAKVFGTAFLLLLISGTYMAKDYFGGELGWWQSNFQKLLLIKIFVLLIMCLVTFISVFNVVILKKPDPFGKFSHLIALVLCLIMVILAKVMWWA